The genomic interval ATCCCAGCAAGACAGAAAAAAGGCCAAACTGAAAAGGAAACCCGAAAAGcagaagagaaagaagataaaaaaaaaaaaaaaaaaggtaaggaGAAAAATGATAGAGGAGGAGAAAATAGATTAGAAAAGCAATTAATGGGAAGATTTAGGAATATTTCTGGCGAGAAGTGCCGGAAATAAGAAGAAGACAGGAAGTCATGGTTTTGCTTTGCCAACTCTTGAAGTATTAAAATCTTATTGATCAGAGCATTAATTAGATTCTGTGCAATGTGAGTTTCTTTCagttaatttcattgtaatcttttatatatttttgtttttatttttataagtgaacaaaaaatttattgatgaatGATGAATAGGCCTAGCTCAAGTACCCGAGATTTTTACGTCTTTATATTTCGATTACTTAGTGTTGCCATCTGGCTTAAATGCAGCTCATTAATGTGCATACGTTTCAGATTTTGTTATAGACCAAGCTTCAAGAAATGCAATTTCATTGTCCTTCAATatgttagtttttattatttatttttttaattttttatttgggttagGTTTATATACTTCCTTCTCGTTCATTGAAAACTTTGTTATGGTATGTGTGCAGATACTTTGTGcagtcaatttattttttctgagtGTTAACTGCAACacatgcacttttttttttagttaatcgCAATGAACATTCTTTTGTAACAGTTGATGGATATAAACGAAAGTCCTGTTTATGTTCTTCTCAATCCTTCAATTAATCATGCTCAAAAGGATCTCCCAGTCACTATTTATGAAAGTGGTATGTAACCTGCATCATTACCCATTATTGCTTGTGAAAAATTCCTGTGAGCAATGCTGTGAATATGCAAATATAAAGAATAGAATCATACTTCAATTCTCACCATCTCTCttatcatatttttctcttcccaCCCCTTCATTTCTCATCATTACTTATCTATATAAATTTGTGAACATAGAATTAGTTTGATCTGAATAGTCAAATTATCTGCTGGAGACCTGGGTCAGAAATTATTCCGCTGCTGAATAATGTGTTTCTGCTTTCTTGATCGTGTAGGTTCCCTacaatcattttttcattaaaatctcatgatatattcatgtttttttgtatttctgagTAAGATGACTTTCTTATTAGGTTTTCACTTCTAATTATACTGAGGCGATAACCTTTCTATTCTTTTGGGTCTTGATGTTTGAAACTCAGAGCTGCATGTCATAGATGGGATTCCACAGCTTATTTTTGTTCGTTCAAACTACACTATTGAGGTTTGGCTTGCTAATTCTATGTACATGGTTTGATCTAAATACCACCAATAGGGTTACcgattaactttttttattttttttggggttgGCGGGTGCGGTGGTGCTTTATAGACAGTCGAAGCAGAACGTATTTCAGTTGATCATGTTGCACATCTTAAACCATCTGATGGAGGTTCAGCAGCTACTCAATGTGAGTGCCCCACCCCATTCTCCTTATTATTTTCCCAAAACACGTTTATGATAAACCTTGTTTGAGGAGAATATAGGCCGTTGAAATTAGTTATATAATTTCTGTCTCAAAATAGTTAAGGTGCTTTCCTTTTTGGCTatcccaaaatatacaaaagttcCTAAGAATAAAAGCATTTATCCATTTTTACCCTGAAATTTGAACCCACCTTTTTCTTAACTTGCCTTTCTTTGTCCACCTAAGGACATTTTAGAAAGATTGATATGTTTATTGTTTCATTAAAATGCGTGCTATTTGCAAGCTTCCATCTATTCTGAGAAGgcataaaagaatattcttTTGTGATATCTATCATTGCATGCGGGTTTGTTTGCAGTGGCTGCTCACCTCACAGGCATACATAGTGCCATCAAAATGCTGAATAGCAGAATCAGGGTTCTTCATTACTATCTTCTAGCAATGCAAAAAGGTATATccatctctattttatttaaaactggaatactttgagatttaaatatcaAACAGAAATTAAGCTTCTTAAAGCTAAAGAAGATTAAACAAAAGccacaaatattattatatcagATCTCTAGAGGGAAAAATATCCCTTTGTAACTCGCATTTTAGCTATGAAGGAAAACTATAGTGTTTACTTCTTTAGGGATCTCctttactctttttttcctctcaatGTATATCTGTCACTCCTGAGTTCATATAGGCACTAGTAGACATTGACAAAATTAATCTCTTGCTTGGACTTTTATGGTTAAAGACCCAGGTTGGTTATTAATTACACTCGGTACTGCTAAATACAGGTGATATCCTCTGTGAGAATTCACTGCTAAGACAAGTATCAAGTCTTCTAAGAAGATTGCCAGCTATTGAATCAGAGAAATTTCAAGATGACTTCTTGATGGTGGGTGCTAAATACACTTTTTTGGGATGTCAATGAAGATAAGCACTGGGGATATCTGTGTTGGGATAGTAGGCATGCTGACAGTATAAACCAAAATCTGTCTATATAAAGGAGTGTGTTTATGCATGCTGACAAAATTTTTCTCCGATTGATAGCTCCAAACTTGTAACTAGTTgttctcttttgtatactcctTGTGTACTTCAGCATCGCCTATTCacttaattcaataaaattttattttacttctaaaAATTCTCTCATTGTGGTGATTGAAGCAGCAGGTCCTCATGATAAGTCACTTGTAGCCATAATATTATGGGCAAATATCTAATCCTAAAGGCACCGTTAATATGTGCCTAATAATAGGATATTGCATTTACCTGGGTAGCACCTCTTATTGAGTTCCACTAAAATTTTAGTTGTAAAAAAAGGATATAGCCATAATCAATGCcttctttttcatgtttcttgttctttaatattttttctttttacttaaaaaaacatttgttCTTTGAGGATCCATGTGATAATAAATAATCAGACATacattaatgattaatttactcttcattctattattgattttgtCCTTACTTTTCTTTCGGTGTGTCTGCCCTCTTTTGACAGGAATACAATGACACGCTATTGATCACTTACCTGGCCATGTTCACCAACTGCTCAAGGTATGTAGGTATTCTTGTActgcaattttttcttttttgtgtgcTTTAAATTTGTATTGGTGCGTTGTGTGCAATAATTTATTTGGTGTgataaaagaaaacgaaaactTGAACTCTGGCAGCTAGTGGGTTGACGTTTTTTTAGAAGAGGACTTTGTCTGGGCTCCAAACGAACCAAGCATATGCTGTAGTAATAGAACATAACTCCTAGTTTTGCATGGATTGGACTCAAAAACCTTTCGGATATGTAATGggtggttttgaaattttatgtagtttttatcttgtttcaactttcaagatACAATGAAGTTGGATACGGATcccaaaaaaaaggaagatggaAGTTGGATGATTTCAGCCAAGAACTTATGATAGAACTTTCCACATTGAAAGGCAATACCTTTATCATTAAAAGTGTCTATTAGAAAGGACTTGAGATTTATTAAAAACCATGGGCTGCTTGGTCAATGACTCAATTATAGAACCAATCGGATTTGCTAAATGTGTGGAGTTGCCATGCCCGGGATGGAAATCTCCCTCCAGCATGATACCTGTATAGTGTATATACTTATATGGTAGTGCAAACTAGGGCCAGGTGTATATAGTTAGGGGAAGTGGTTGGATTTGGTAggcatttcttttatttatttttcactgaTATCATAATGTTTTACTGTGTggcttttcattttttccaacAGCACAATGAATGAACTAGTCGACAAATTCAACACTGCATACGACAGGCATAGTCGAAGGGGTGGACGGACTGCCTTTATGTGAAAGGAAGCTGCTTGCATCTGGCAGTCTTGCTGGCTTCTATTTCTTTTGTGCATAGCACATAGAAGCTTACGAATCATATTTGCTAGGAGCCAAGGATCCAGACAAATgaggaaaaaattgaaagctATATGGTTTTcttcgtttttatttttctttaaaaacaaaatggcTCTGCGCACTATATTGAGTTATTATGGGTGGTGGAGTGCCAAATGACTTTGGGAGTGGAAGATGTGGTTTCAGTATGGTCCTTTGTGAATTGCTGCTTTCGTGTTTGTCTTGCCTGTGAGCATATTCACAGGTCACAtcctataatattatatcatgtaagATGATGAAAACAATCGTAACAGCTTTAAAAGTACTTTAGACATGTTTGCCAAACAATGACAAATACACAATAAAAATCCCCAACTTCTAATTAGAATGAAAACATCGTTGAGCCTTTTTTGTAGGTTCTAAAAAACGGTTAGTGCTTCCCAAACACAATGCGAGCTTACCTTGTAGACCTTCGTATCATTTTATACAATCTTATCTCCTATATTAGGCGGGaacaacgtgcaaagcacgtttgtctagttttatgaaatagttatttgtaaaaaataatatatattttataaaaataattgatttcacttaataatttaaagcatagtggagaaaataaataacttaataatatttttttctttgataagtagaaaataatagtgtttttttttttacaagaagaaaataatagtatttagagaaatgatatctATTTTCTTGCTTATTATTTTCATTGATAAAAACTGATGGAAAAGTTATCCCATTAGTTGattccttataaaaataatatcttccTATAAAATCATTCTAATTGACCAGCACATCTACAAGTCTACTATAATACCCCTCACCAACACTTTTGAgagaaacaaacacaaatctCATGTTACAATTAATAGCttaaaaaattggaaaatataATCACCATTACCAACCAATTAGTGAGAATCAAGTCACAATATTCCTTTATTATACTTGGCTGAGGCAGCCCTTTGTTCATGAAAATCAAATGTATAGACATGCCCTGTAGGAGCAATGGCCCTTGCAAGTGACGTAGTTAAAGATCCACTTCCAGTCCAGATTCCAGAACCAAACAACCAGGAACTAGTTCCAAGTACATGATGACAAGGCTAATATTAGCAATATAGAGAATCTGGGTCCTGTGACTTAGAACCAGAGTCCACAATTCAGGAGTTGGAGCTAACAAGTAAATAAAACCACCCTTGTTGCTAAAAACCTTGGTTCCAAAGGGCTTTCCAATCCAGTCTGAATGTTTGAATACACCAAATCGGTTCTGAAGCACTAAATCCTTGCATACTTTAAGAGCCTTCATGTTGTCATGCCCCTCATAGACAATAACCAAATCTCCATCACAAATGCTACGAGTAAAAGATAACTTTTTGTTTGGATCGACAGGCAACATCGCATGGGTTGGGCTCGCCTCGCGCATGGGTTGGACCAAGATGCACGGGTTGGGCCCTCCAATGCACAAGGCTGGGTTCACAGCTCGGTCTGGGTTATCTCTCACACGGGTTGGTCCTCTCCTCACACACAacacaattaaaaatacacacacacaacccaccaaaaataaaataaaacactacaaaaaataacatcaataaaataacataaataaataaatagcaaaaaaataaaatcccgaattaaaacacaccaaaataaattacaataccaaaaataacacaatttataaaaaaaaaaaaaatacattgaattAAAAACTCAAGAATTTATGGATCTCACAACCTCCCCCTTTAAAagaaatttcgtcctcgaaattgccAAGTTCTTCATTGATTCCAAAACCAAATACAACACAAAGCTCAAAACAAGcttgagaaagaaaacaaatattcaaaacTACCCAAATAAGTAAGGGTAGAATTTTCTCATGTCTGACTCTCTTTCCCATGAATAATCTTGAGTCAAAGGATCTCCCCAAGATACCATAACTaaaggtattgtcttggatCTCAATTGTTGCTCCTTTCTATCCAAAATCTGAGTTTGAACAACTTCATACATGAGATCAGGCTGGAGTTGAATGCTTCCTGGATCAACgaaacgtggctcttgctgtccaaagcTCTTCTTTAATGACGACACGTGGAAAACATCATGAATCTCACCAAAATATTCCGACAAGGCAATACGGTAAGCAACGGGTCCAACTTTCTCCATAATCTGAAAATGGCCAACATACCTCAAGCTAAGTTTCCCTTTCTTACCAAAACACTAAATGCTTTTCATTGGAGAAACTTTGAGGTAAACCCAATCACTTTTCTCAAATAATAGATCTCTTCTCCTTGGGTCCGAATAACTTTTCTGACGACTCTTTGCAGCTGCCATCTTGTCTCTTATAACTCTAACCTGATTCCTCATTTCCTGAACAATTTCTGGTCCAAGTAGATTCCCttcgccaacttcatcccaaaacAAGGGAGATCTGCACTTCCTCCCATAAAGAGCTTCATAAGGGGCCATTTGAATAGTCGcttgaaaactgttattataagcaaactctatAAGCGACAGATGATTTTTCCAATTTcctttaaaatccaaaacacaagctcgcaacatatcctcaaggGTTTGAATAGTGCATTCTGATTGGCTGTCAGTTTGAGGATGATAAGCACTGCTGAATTTCAACTTGGTGCCTAAAGCTGTCTGCAAAATTTTCCAGAAGTGAGACGTGAATCGTGGCTCCCTATCTGACACTATACTCTTGGGTATTCCATGAAGACGCACAATTTCCTTGACATATAATCGAGTCAAACTTCCCAAAGTATCAGTGTTAGAAATAGGTAAGAAATGGGCACttttggtcaaccgatcaataATTACTCAAATTGAATTCTTCCCACTAGGCGTCCTTGGTAGTCCTATTACAAAGTCCATTGCGATGTCGTCCCATTTCCACTAAGAAATAGGGAGTGGCTGAAGATAGCCAGCAGGCCTCTAATGCTCGGTTTTAACCTGCCGACAAGTTGTACATCTAGCAATAAACAAAGTAATGTCtctcttcattccttcccaccaaaaactTTTCTTCAATTCTCGGTACATCTTTGTACTTCCAGGATGAACTGGATAAGGAGCTGCATTGGCCTCAGTCaatattctttctttaatttctgAATCTGTAGGAATTACCCTACGATTTCGGAATAAAAGAATGTCATCTCTGCTTAGACTAAAATGCGCGGGTCCTTGCGACTTCTTGACACTTTCTCTAATGTCTAACAACTTAGAGTCCTTTTCCTGCAGAGTCTTTAACTTCTCAAAATCAAGAACTCGGATATCATGAATTGAAGTCAACACTTCTTTCTGCTGGGAACTCTTAGCAAGAAGTCTCCTCatacaaaaaagaagagaatcTAACCCTGGTGACTCAGCCTCATCAACCGAGTAAGACTTCCGACTAAGCGCATCTGCAATCAGATTTGCTTTTTCAGGATGATACTTAATCTCACACTGATAATCACTGATTAATTCTAACCATCTCGTCTCATATTAAGATTTTTCTGCAAGAATAGATGTTTAAGATTCTTATGATCAATGTAGATTTCACAAGTCTCCCCATATAAATAGTATCGCCAAATCTTGAGAGCGAAAACCACAGCTGCTAACTCCAAATCATGAGTGGGATAattcttttcatgatttttcaATTGGCGGGATGCATAAGCTACAACTCTTCCCTCCTGCATAAGAACACATCTTAAACCAAATTTGGAAGCATCACTAAAAACCACAAATGGCTTGTGAGGCTCTGGAAGTGCCAAAACAGGTGTTGTAGTTAACCTCTtcttcaactcttgaaaactCTTCTCGCATTTGTCGGACCAAACAAACTCCACATTTTTCCTAGTAAGAGTAGTGAGAAGAGGTCCAGACAATCGAGCAAAGCCTTCCACAAACCTGTGATAGTAACCAGCAAGTCCCAAGAAACTTCGAATTTCGTGCACCGGAAGGACGTGGCCATGCCAAGACAGCTTCAACTTTACTTGGATCAACTGCTACGCCATCCCAGGACATAACATGACCAAGAAACTTAATCTCCTccaaccaaaattcacacttattCAGATTTGCATAGAGCTGGTGTTCTCTTAACTTACCCAAAACCGATCGAAAGTGACTGGCGTGCTGTTCCGGTTCTCGAGAATAgaccaatatatcatcaataaaaactatTACAAAGGAATCTAGATAAGGTCGGGATACTCTATTCATCATATCCATAAATGTTGCAGGGGCATTGGCTAAtccaaaaggcatcactttaAACTCATAATGCTCATACCTAAACCTAAAGGCAGTCTTAGGTATATCCTGATCCTTAATCCTCAATTGATAGTATCCCGACTTTAAGTCAatctttgaaaaagttgttgcaCCCTGGAGTTGATCGAATAAATCATCAATCCGAGGTAGGGGTACTTATTCTTAATGGTTGCCTTATGGAGCTCTCGGTAATCTATGCACATTCTAAGAGTACCATCTTTTTTCTTAACAAATAGCACTGGTGCCCCCCAAGATGAATAACTAGGCTGGATAAACCCCTTATCTACCAGTTCCTGCAGTTGACTTTTCAGCTCTTTTAACTTCGTTGGAGCCATTCGGTACGGGGCCTTATGAACTGGTGCTGCACCGGATTCTAGATCGATGGCGAACTCCATATCACAAACAGGTGGCAAGCCGGGCAAATCATTCACAAGCACATCAGAGAACTCCTTCACAATCAGAATATTTGCTAAAGATTTCTTCTCCGAAAGTGCAGACATCACTTGAACCAAGAAAGCATCTGCTCCATTTGCCAAGTCTTTACTTGCTTGAATGGCAGATATAACTGCAGGTTTTGACTTTACCTTACTTCCTGCAAACTCTAAATACTTCCCACCGGGTAGTTGGAAACTAACTATCCGACTACGGCAATTAATAATAGCAAAATACTGATATAACCAGTCCATTCCTGAAATAATATCAAACTCAAGTAATTTAAACATTATCAAATATGCTTTAAGAGTCATTCCACTAATAACCAGAGGACAACCTAGGGTAACCTTTGAACACCACACAGTCTCTCCATTTGGTAACTTCACCACCAAAGACTACGATAAAGGTTTAAAGACTAGGTTGCACATCCGTGCAAAAGTGGTAGATATGAACGACTGAAATGCTCCCGAGTCAAATAAGGTGCAAGCATAAAATTCAAACAGTCGAACTCTACCTAAAGAgattaaggctatgtttgggtactagagtatcctcaacactttccaagtattcacgtacttttgaaaatacttcatatgccaaataacttaaaatactttcaatgggacccacaaatccacttcaatctctactcataactattcacaaacattctataatacttatcactattatatataaataaaaaataaaatcactataatatttatcactattaaatataaaaaaaatcattataatatataaataaaaaatatttatcactattatatataaataaaaaagaaaatataatatataaataaaaaataaaatcattataatatataaataaaaaataaaatcacaataatatataaataaaaaataaaatcactataatatataaataaaaaataaaatcactataatatataaataaaaaataaaatcactataatatataaataaaaaataaaatcactataatatataaataaaaaatatttatcactattatatataaat from Juglans regia cultivar Chandler chromosome 2, Walnut 2.0, whole genome shotgun sequence carries:
- the LOC108983329 gene encoding tRNA (adenine(58)-N(1))-methyltransferase catalytic subunit TRMT61A-like, translating into MLPVDPNKKLSFTRSICDGDLVIVYEGHDNMKALKVCKDLVLQNRFGVFKHSDWIGKPFGTKVFSNKGGFIYLLAPTPELWTLVLSHRTQILYIANISLVIMYLELVPGCLVLESGLEVDL
- the LOC108983339 gene encoding uncharacterized protein LOC108983339, which gives rise to MEKVGPVAYRIALSEYFGEIHDVFHVSSLKKSFGQQEPRFVDPGSIQLQPDLMYEVVQTQILDRKEQQLRSKTIPLVMVSWGDPLTQDYSWERESDMRKFYPYLFG
- the LOC108986105 gene encoding COP9 signalosome complex subunit 6a; translation: MASSSSSGLTFKLHPLVIVNISDHYTRVKSQMHPPIGPYANDNSNGTDGATSLPPPVPRVYGCVIGIQRGRTVEIFNSFELLYDPSTHSLDRSFLEKKQDLYKKVFPNFYILGWYSTGSDAQESDMHIHKALMDINESPVYVLLNPSINHAQKDLPVTIYESELHVIDGIPQLIFVRSNYTIETVEAERISVDHVAHLKPSDGGSAATQLAAHLTGIHSAIKMLNSRIRVLHYYLLAMQKGDILCENSLLRQVSSLLRRLPAIESEKFQDDFLMEYNDTLLITYLAMFTNCSSTMNELVDKFNTAYDRHSRRGGRTAFM